In Pseudonocardia sp. EC080619-01, the following proteins share a genomic window:
- a CDS encoding helix-turn-helix transcriptional regulator — MDVVVVAKALASPVRVAILEWLKDPECHFVSRRAGDLASAGVCASLIAEKAGIAAPTASRHLDVLRRAELIDTERITGWNYHRRNPDGLARARRLLEQV, encoded by the coding sequence ATGGACGTTGTTGTCGTGGCCAAGGCGCTGGCTTCTCCGGTCAGGGTGGCGATCTTGGAATGGCTCAAGGACCCCGAGTGCCACTTCGTGTCACGGCGGGCAGGGGATCTCGCCTCGGCGGGGGTGTGCGCGTCCCTGATCGCGGAGAAGGCCGGTATCGCCGCTCCTACCGCTTCTCGACACCTCGACGTGCTCCGACGTGCCGAGTTGATCGACACCGAGCGCATCACCGGCTGGAATTATCACCGCCGCAACCCCGACGGTCTGGCACGGGCGCGGAGACTGCTCGAACAGGTATAG
- a CDS encoding DPP IV N-terminal domain-containing protein yields the protein MPVRLTDADYARAEQMLAPYRARLIPDAAVVPQWSADGSPFRYRSGTRHVLVDPATGSRRDAFDHERLAAALSEASGHAVVADDLPLGSPEFEAPGRDPDVVRFSAFDTGWEWSDRAGTCTPVEDEGPPVGPGEIASPDREWVAFRRDGDVWVRSRDGRQEFALTDDAEPHWDYGGFPEAATKVKLPLLGMGSLLLAGWSPDSTRLITHRIDQRELPEQVLVEAAPKGGERPVAHRVRYPVPGDEAQATMTWHILDVGTRRNVTASGGPEVLTSPYALSRRWWTGKNGDAVHVLHQSRDGRTLELRRLDPGTGSMTTLITETARTRVDPSPYLHVPPLLRVLDSGEILWWSQRDGWGHLYRYAAGGELLGRVTGGQWLVRRVLWVDQDRRQVWFLACGLHADPYIRQICRVDLDGGGFVRITDDDLDHDALAPPLGGYLLDRASTVDVAPRARVLGGDGEVLVELEDPDTAALEAAGWAPPERFRTTAADGRTPIYGLLWRPHGFDPARRYPVVDHVYPGPNIHRASPAFGDLFTGEPEALAALGFAVVALDGRGTPGRSQAFLDHSYGDLGMAAALDDHVAAIRELGRRHPWLDTDRVGITGHSGGGFFTARALLTHPEFFSVGVAQAGPHDFSIYLPFWVEQNHGEITESTRPKLVNTPHTGNLRGKLLLIDGELDDNVLPHHSMRLVDALIDADADADADVDMLVIPGVEHNFTGRFHYVTRRTWDYLVRHLHGTEPPAYSLAPFPKMPDWAVNPSD from the coding sequence ATGCCCGTCCGACTGACCGACGCCGACTACGCCCGCGCGGAGCAGATGCTCGCGCCGTACCGGGCCCGGCTGATCCCGGACGCTGCGGTGGTCCCACAGTGGTCCGCCGACGGCTCCCCGTTCCGGTACCGGTCCGGGACTCGGCACGTCCTGGTCGACCCGGCGACGGGCTCCCGACGAGACGCGTTCGACCACGAGCGGCTCGCCGCGGCACTGTCGGAGGCGTCCGGGCACGCGGTGGTGGCCGACGATCTGCCGCTCGGCTCTCCGGAGTTCGAGGCCCCCGGCCGGGACCCGGACGTGGTCCGGTTCTCGGCGTTCGACACCGGGTGGGAGTGGTCGGACCGGGCCGGGACCTGCACGCCGGTCGAGGACGAGGGTCCCCCGGTGGGGCCGGGGGAGATCGCGTCACCGGACCGGGAGTGGGTGGCGTTCCGCCGCGACGGTGACGTGTGGGTGCGCAGCCGGGACGGCCGGCAGGAGTTCGCGCTCACCGACGACGCCGAACCGCACTGGGACTACGGCGGGTTCCCCGAGGCGGCCACGAAGGTCAAGCTCCCCTTGCTGGGCATGGGATCGCTGCTGCTGGCGGGGTGGTCGCCGGACTCCACGCGGCTGATCACTCACCGGATCGACCAGCGCGAGCTGCCGGAACAGGTCCTCGTCGAGGCCGCGCCGAAGGGCGGCGAGCGGCCGGTGGCTCATCGCGTCCGCTATCCGGTGCCCGGCGACGAGGCGCAGGCGACGATGACCTGGCACATCCTCGATGTCGGCACCCGCCGGAACGTGACGGCCTCCGGTGGGCCGGAGGTCCTGACCTCCCCCTACGCCCTTTCCCGGCGGTGGTGGACCGGGAAGAACGGCGATGCGGTGCACGTGTTGCACCAGTCCCGTGACGGACGCACCCTGGAGCTGCGCCGGCTCGATCCCGGCACCGGGTCGATGACGACGCTGATCACCGAGACCGCCCGTACCCGGGTGGACCCCTCGCCCTACCTGCACGTCCCGCCGCTGCTGCGTGTCCTGGACTCGGGCGAGATCCTGTGGTGGTCCCAGCGCGACGGCTGGGGCCATCTCTACCGCTACGCCGCCGGCGGTGAGCTGCTCGGCCGGGTCACCGGCGGGCAGTGGCTGGTCCGCCGGGTCCTGTGGGTCGACCAGGACCGTCGCCAGGTCTGGTTCCTGGCCTGCGGGCTGCACGCCGATCCCTACATCCGCCAGATCTGCCGGGTCGACCTCGACGGCGGCGGGTTCGTGCGGATCACCGACGACGATCTCGACCACGACGCCCTCGCCCCACCACTCGGCGGCTACCTCCTCGACCGCGCATCCACGGTCGACGTGGCGCCCCGGGCGAGGGTGCTCGGCGGGGACGGGGAGGTGCTGGTCGAGCTGGAGGATCCGGACACCGCAGCGCTGGAGGCGGCCGGGTGGGCCCCTCCGGAACGGTTCCGGACGACCGCCGCCGACGGGCGCACCCCGATCTACGGTCTGCTGTGGCGTCCGCACGGCTTCGACCCGGCACGGCGCTACCCCGTCGTGGACCACGTCTACCCCGGACCCAACATCCACCGCGCCTCACCGGCGTTCGGTGACCTGTTCACCGGGGAGCCCGAGGCGCTGGCGGCACTCGGCTTCGCGGTCGTCGCCCTCGACGGCCGCGGTACCCCGGGGCGCAGCCAGGCCTTCCTCGACCATTCCTACGGCGACCTCGGCATGGCCGCGGCTCTGGACGACCACGTCGCCGCCATCCGCGAACTCGGGCGTCGCCACCCGTGGCTCGACACCGACCGGGTCGGGATCACCGGCCACTCCGGAGGCGGGTTCTTCACTGCCAGGGCGCTGCTGACCCATCCCGAGTTCTTCTCCGTGGGCGTCGCCCAGGCAGGCCCGCACGACTTCTCGATCTACCTGCCGTTCTGGGTCGAACAGAACCACGGGGAGATCACCGAGAGCACCCGCCCGAAGCTGGTCAACACCCCGCACACCGGCAACCTGCGCGGCAAGCTCCTGCTGATCGACGGCGAACTCGACGACAACGTGTTGCCGCACCACAGCATGCGCCTGGTCGACGCGCTCATCGACGCCGACGCCGACGCCGACGCCGACGTCGACATGCTCGTCATCCCCGGTGTCGAGCACAACTTCACCGGCCGCTTCCACTACGTCACCCGGCGCACCTGGGACTACCTCGTACGACACCTGCACGGCACCGAACCCCCTGCCTACTCGCTCGCACCGTTCCCCAAGATGCCCGACTGGGCCGTCAACCCCTCCGACTGA
- a CDS encoding NADP-dependent oxidoreductase: MGRPVRATRPPYKYVANSRLMTLGGATTDWSVGDVVYGRPSLARDGSYAQYLAVDAGEIAAAPRTLSLESAAAVPLVTLTAWKALFDLGELGPAGTVLIHAGAGGAGTMAIQLARRRGAKVVATASGDGIALARSLGADEVIDHRTDDLAARGRFADVVLDTVGNETLERSYASVVPGGILVTIAGAPDDAKAAELGITAHTFVLDSNGPRLAEIAGLIDDGDLRPVVTRVLELDEVARAHRLIDSGRTRGKLVLRVP; encoded by the coding sequence TTGGGTCGTCCGGTCCGCGCCACCAGACCACCTTACAAATATGTCGCGAACTCGCGACTCATGACACTAGGAGGCGCGACCACCGATTGGTCCGTAGGCGACGTCGTCTATGGCCGCCCGTCGCTCGCCCGGGACGGCAGTTACGCCCAGTACCTGGCAGTCGACGCAGGTGAAATCGCGGCGGCGCCGCGGACCCTGTCCCTGGAGTCCGCCGCAGCCGTCCCGCTGGTGACACTGACCGCGTGGAAGGCCCTGTTCGACCTCGGCGAGCTCGGGCCCGCCGGGACCGTCCTAATCCACGCCGGTGCCGGGGGAGCCGGAACGATGGCGATCCAGCTCGCGCGCCGTCGCGGGGCGAAGGTCGTTGCCACGGCCTCGGGGGACGGCATCGCGCTGGCGCGATCACTCGGTGCCGATGAGGTCATCGACCACCGCACCGACGACCTCGCGGCACGCGGGCGGTTCGCCGACGTAGTGCTCGACACCGTCGGGAACGAGACCCTGGAGCGCTCCTATGCTTCCGTGGTCCCGGGCGGCATCCTGGTGACGATCGCCGGCGCGCCCGACGACGCGAAGGCGGCAGAGCTCGGGATCACCGCGCACACCTTCGTGCTCGACTCGAACGGTCCCCGGCTCGCCGAGATCGCCGGACTGATCGACGATGGTGACCTTCGACCGGTGGTCACCCGCGTGCTCGAACTCGACGAGGTGGCCCGAGCGCATCGGCTCATCGACTCGGGCCGCACCCGGGGAAAGCTGGTCCTGCGTGTCCCTTGA
- a CDS encoding helix-turn-helix domain-containing protein translates to MVTEQMFGSRLRELRVAAGLTQVGLAELLTEAGGPDLGHSALAEIERGVRGVGLGEAVLLAGVLGVALADVLADDTEITRTAVELARAERDLAEATVAAGVAQKRRDELAARFAAADAGKVRDAATMERLRDDSGPAGFLARVRGHDPS, encoded by the coding sequence GTGGTGACCGAGCAGATGTTCGGTAGCCGCCTGCGGGAGCTGCGTGTTGCAGCCGGACTGACCCAGGTCGGTCTCGCGGAGCTGTTGACCGAAGCCGGCGGACCCGACCTCGGGCACTCCGCCCTCGCCGAAATCGAGCGGGGAGTGCGCGGTGTCGGACTCGGCGAGGCCGTTCTCCTGGCCGGAGTTCTCGGTGTCGCCCTCGCCGACGTTCTGGCTGACGACACCGAGATCACTCGGACGGCGGTGGAGCTGGCTCGCGCCGAGCGCGATCTGGCCGAGGCCACGGTGGCAGCCGGTGTTGCCCAGAAGCGGCGGGACGAGTTGGCGGCCCGGTTCGCGGCCGCAGACGCCGGCAAGGTGCGCGACGCCGCGACGATGGAGCGGCTTCGCGATGACTCCGGACCCGCAGGCTTCCTCGCCCGGGTACGCGGACACGACCCGTCCTGA
- a CDS encoding histone-like nucleoid-structuring protein Lsr2, giving the protein MGVRQIRFCDLTGVEDDVESHELHIDQMRIEIDLAGEEYRKLLAALRPYLDAGRVEASAPEEVRSPARRTGSEPVRKRRRPTRSGLSAKERDQVRQWAEAKGMDVPQNNRFKRSLIEQWRQETERGEQVQVAG; this is encoded by the coding sequence ATGGGGGTCCGGCAGATCCGGTTCTGCGACCTGACCGGCGTCGAGGATGACGTCGAATCGCACGAGCTGCACATCGACCAGATGCGGATCGAGATCGATCTCGCGGGCGAGGAGTATCGCAAGCTGTTGGCTGCCCTGCGTCCGTATCTCGATGCGGGCCGGGTCGAGGCCTCGGCGCCGGAGGAAGTACGCTCCCCTGCGCGGCGCACCGGCTCCGAGCCGGTGCGGAAACGACGACGGCCGACGCGTTCGGGGTTGTCGGCGAAGGAGCGCGACCAGGTACGCCAGTGGGCCGAAGCGAAGGGCATGGATGTGCCGCAGAACAATAGGTTCAAGAGGTCGTTGATCGAGCAGTGGCGTCAGGAGACGGAGCGGGGCGAGCAGGTGCAGGTCGCCGGCTGA
- a CDS encoding DUF998 domain-containing protein, with product MTGLLWVGALGSWLFVVAFVVDGATRPGFAPVRHPVSALALGPRGWIQTTNFVVCGLAIIAGAFVLAGALSSVLLALAVGVFGAALTASGLFPMDPMRGYPPGTPDSTPAITSRRHYLHDQAGTVVFLSLPITAVIGAFTVPGLWWASYSAITAMLLFVGFGAFGSAWENNHPRAGLVQRATLGVGLLWLGLLFAGAAS from the coding sequence GTGACGGGATTGCTGTGGGTCGGAGCTCTCGGGTCGTGGCTGTTCGTCGTCGCGTTCGTCGTCGACGGGGCCACGCGGCCCGGATTCGCACCGGTACGCCATCCGGTCAGCGCGCTCGCTCTCGGGCCACGTGGGTGGATCCAGACGACGAACTTCGTCGTATGCGGCCTTGCGATCATCGCAGGCGCGTTCGTTCTGGCGGGGGCGCTGAGCTCCGTGCTCCTCGCCCTGGCCGTCGGCGTGTTCGGAGCGGCGCTCACCGCATCCGGGTTGTTTCCGATGGATCCAATGCGCGGCTACCCGCCCGGCACCCCCGACTCCACCCCGGCCATTACCTCCCGCCGCCACTATCTCCACGACCAGGCCGGCACCGTGGTATTCCTCTCGCTGCCGATCACGGCCGTCATCGGGGCGTTCACGGTTCCCGGTCTGTGGTGGGCGTCCTACTCCGCGATCACAGCGATGCTGCTGTTCGTCGGATTCGGAGCCTTCGGCTCGGCATGGGAGAACAACCACCCGCGGGCCGGTCTCGTGCAGCGTGCGACCCTCGGTGTCGGGCTGCTATGGCTCGGACTGCTGTTCGCCGGTGCTGCGTCCTGA
- a CDS encoding helix-turn-helix transcriptional regulator, with the protein MRRKVDYTWRLAELMAARGLHNTTELIPLLAERDITLSRPQVYRLVNQRPERVSLQLIAAICDIFDCRPDDLLTVTATDARARKTGTTNPANVVDLNRTLRPRRANILDE; encoded by the coding sequence ATGAGACGCAAAGTCGACTACACGTGGCGCCTGGCCGAGCTCATGGCCGCGCGAGGTCTGCACAACACGACCGAGCTCATCCCGCTGCTCGCAGAACGCGACATCACGCTGTCGCGTCCGCAGGTCTATCGGCTGGTCAACCAGCGCCCCGAGCGAGTATCTCTGCAGCTCATCGCCGCGATCTGCGACATCTTCGATTGTCGCCCCGATGACCTACTCACGGTGACGGCCACCGACGCACGGGCACGCAAGACCGGCACGACCAACCCGGCCAATGTCGTCGACCTCAACCGCACGCTCCGCCCCCGCCGCGCGAACATCCTCGACGAGTAA
- a CDS encoding YafY family protein: MAMTSHRTLRLLSLLGSGRTWPMRDLADRLVASERTVRRDVDTLRELGYPVRTVHGPNGGYRLDTGSTLPPLLLDHDQALAIAIALQTAPSSVFGLHDDTARALTTVQNAMPDTLRATMESLRLTRLRNYWEFPGPPIDPAALTTVGTAVRLRHVLVVEIVRPDGTRAAPEEPDFAAPRQFEPHHLVVWAGRWYLIAYDLNDQRWRVDRVDRLRLRPTNSSFAPRELPDGDLATFVMSSHDRGDTPAAWQCTGSARLALPAYTVARWAPGGSVVEHLGPHHCRLTLGAWSWAGIAGILATFDTDLTDVHPPQLLSACHHIAHRYAHVQAPRPPEEPLS, from the coding sequence ATGGCCATGACGTCACATCGGACGCTGCGCTTGCTGTCGCTGCTGGGATCGGGCCGGACGTGGCCGATGCGCGATCTCGCCGACCGTCTCGTCGCCAGCGAACGCACCGTGCGGCGAGACGTGGACACCCTGCGGGAGCTGGGCTACCCGGTGCGGACAGTGCACGGACCCAACGGCGGTTACCGGCTCGACACCGGCTCCACGCTGCCGCCCCTGCTGCTCGACCATGACCAGGCCCTCGCGATCGCCATCGCGCTGCAGACCGCGCCGAGCTCGGTGTTCGGCCTGCACGACGACACCGCCAGGGCCCTGACCACCGTGCAAAACGCCATGCCCGACACGCTGCGCGCAACGATGGAATCGCTGCGATTGACCAGGTTGCGCAACTACTGGGAGTTTCCCGGACCCCCGATCGACCCTGCCGCTCTGACCACCGTCGGCACCGCGGTACGCCTGCGCCACGTTCTCGTCGTGGAGATCGTGCGCCCCGACGGGACCCGCGCAGCGCCCGAGGAACCGGATTTCGCAGCACCGCGCCAGTTTGAACCTCACCACCTCGTGGTGTGGGCAGGACGGTGGTACCTCATCGCCTACGATCTCAACGACCAGCGCTGGCGGGTGGATCGGGTGGACCGGCTGCGCCTCCGACCCACCAACAGCAGTTTCGCACCCCGCGAGCTCCCCGACGGCGATCTCGCGACGTTTGTCATGAGCAGCCACGACCGCGGCGACACCCCAGCGGCCTGGCAGTGCACCGGCAGCGCTCGCCTCGCCCTGCCCGCGTACACCGTGGCTCGCTGGGCACCCGGCGGCTCCGTGGTCGAACATCTCGGCCCCCACCACTGCCGCCTCACCCTCGGTGCCTGGTCCTGGGCAGGTATAGCCGGCATCCTCGCCACCTTCGACACCGACCTCACCGACGTGCACCCACCCCAACTCCTCAGCGCCTGCCACCACATCGCACACCGATACGCCCATGTGCAGGCGCCGCGCCCGCCCGAGGAGCCCTTATCGTGA
- a CDS encoding NAD(P)/FAD-dependent oxidoreductase produces MGGGIGGLALGAGLRREGYEVAVFDRDTDVTATGGYHITLDGRAQQALAQLVEPAIMRRLRASASALRLRDRDAFFDRRGRLLGHGPDLSASSSIDVDRITLRMLLAEAVGEDLNLGRAVAGVAVAGHGMPQVRFTDATAVAADLVVGADGTHSVIARHLASGPTNRPAGIIGFSGRTRRADLGLAEQQRLGTRSTMGIGPRGAALYIGFLDPVGNAALDAPELSMSITTGPTYIWGAMFPESTHTDVLRHLHGAALQEALIDRFRGRGWAPHTLEIIARADPTSVAAFRFNAASTHAAELAPWAASRVTALGDAVHATPPTAGMGAGAAIQDAADLLTHLRTVTESTNTITDAVGSYETQLRRRGSDVLSAAMKTVRLILATNTALGAAATATLSPVLATAAALANHAATRTRTSPRNPGPSHLRRGSPR; encoded by the coding sequence GTGGGGGGTGGGATCGGGGGCCTTGCTCTGGGAGCGGGGCTGCGCAGGGAGGGATATGAGGTGGCGGTCTTCGACCGCGACACCGACGTCACCGCGACCGGTGGTTACCACATCACCCTCGACGGGCGAGCCCAGCAGGCGCTAGCCCAGCTGGTGGAGCCAGCGATCATGCGGCGGCTGCGGGCCTCGGCGTCGGCGCTGCGGCTGCGGGATCGCGACGCGTTCTTCGACCGCCGCGGCCGCCTGCTCGGGCACGGTCCTGATCTGTCGGCGAGCAGCAGCATCGACGTCGACCGCATCACCCTGCGGATGCTGCTGGCCGAAGCGGTCGGCGAGGACCTGAACCTGGGGCGAGCTGTGGCCGGTGTCGCCGTCGCCGGCCACGGAATGCCGCAGGTGAGGTTCACAGACGCCACGGCGGTAGCCGCGGACCTCGTGGTCGGCGCCGACGGGACGCACTCGGTGATCGCCCGGCACCTGGCGTCGGGCCCGACTAACCGTCCGGCCGGGATCATCGGGTTCTCCGGCCGGACCCGACGCGCCGACCTCGGCCTCGCCGAGCAACAGCGCCTCGGGACCCGATCGACAATGGGAATCGGTCCCCGCGGCGCCGCGCTCTACATCGGGTTCCTCGACCCAGTCGGCAACGCCGCGCTCGATGCCCCTGAGCTGAGCATGTCGATCACCACTGGTCCGACCTACATCTGGGGGGCGATGTTCCCCGAGTCCACCCACACCGACGTCCTGCGCCATCTTCACGGCGCCGCTCTGCAGGAGGCCCTCATCGACCGGTTCCGCGGCCGCGGATGGGCTCCGCACACTCTGGAGATCATCGCCCGCGCCGACCCGACCAGCGTGGCCGCATTCCGGTTCAACGCCGCCTCCACCCACGCCGCCGAGCTCGCACCCTGGGCCGCGAGCCGGGTCACCGCCCTCGGCGACGCCGTGCACGCCACACCACCCACCGCGGGCATGGGCGCCGGCGCCGCCATCCAGGACGCAGCCGATCTGCTCACCCACCTGCGAACCGTCACCGAGAGCACCAACACCATCACCGACGCGGTCGGAAGCTACGAAACGCAGCTACGCCGACGAGGCAGCGACGTCCTGTCCGCAGCTATGAAGACCGTGCGGCTCATCCTGGCCACCAACACCGCCCTCGGCGCCGCAGCCACCGCCACCCTCAGCCCGGTTCTGGCCACAGCCGCCGCGCTAGCCAACCACGCAGCGACCCGCACCCGCACCAGCCCGCGCAACCCCGGCCCCAGCCATCTGCGCCGAGGCAGCCCACGCTGA
- a CDS encoding tyrosine-type recombinase/integrase, translating to MQLDGSGRIRLVRSIPVLRPAEQVQQLMLEGWRNQQLSRNLQFSTIEQRLRCVQRFIAHVNEDPWNWTPVMVEEFSADLRSVKHVSHSTLRGYHSALRAFSSYISNPDYGWDRVCEQYFGTHPAQVFFEWNTAPHVQAYDGRPTKRPYTREELDALFLHADQQVERIGASGRKGWKPAFRDAVMMKTAYAYGLRFNELRHLQTIDFARNPHAREFGRFGVCKVRYGKARRASPNKGRSVLTVWRWTPEILDDWLVNGRGEPDTLDLFPSERGGLVVESTLLRRLRRYCEDLGFADGVDIHSFRRSYATHLLEAGWDPRFVQDQMGHEYASTTGIYQFTSDEFRRSTLRGALDRTVTDALARRTEDRTP from the coding sequence ATGCAGCTTGATGGGTCCGGCCGGATCCGGCTGGTGCGGTCGATCCCGGTCCTGCGGCCGGCCGAGCAGGTGCAGCAGCTGATGCTCGAAGGCTGGCGCAACCAGCAACTGTCTCGCAATCTCCAGTTCTCCACCATCGAGCAGCGGTTGCGCTGTGTGCAGCGTTTCATCGCTCACGTGAATGAGGATCCGTGGAACTGGACGCCCGTGATGGTCGAGGAGTTCTCGGCTGACCTGCGCTCGGTCAAGCACGTGAGCCATTCGACATTGCGAGGTTATCACTCGGCGTTACGCGCGTTTTCCAGTTATATCAGTAACCCCGACTACGGGTGGGACCGCGTCTGCGAGCAGTACTTCGGTACTCATCCAGCGCAGGTCTTCTTTGAATGGAACACCGCTCCCCACGTTCAGGCCTACGATGGCCGGCCGACCAAGCGGCCGTACACGCGCGAAGAACTAGACGCGCTGTTTCTGCATGCTGATCAGCAGGTCGAGCGGATCGGTGCGTCCGGTCGTAAGGGCTGGAAGCCAGCCTTCCGCGACGCCGTCATGATGAAGACGGCCTACGCCTACGGCCTTCGGTTCAACGAGCTGCGCCACCTGCAGACCATTGATTTCGCACGTAACCCGCACGCGCGAGAGTTCGGGCGGTTCGGGGTCTGCAAGGTCCGTTACGGCAAGGCTCGGCGCGCCTCCCCGAACAAGGGCCGCAGCGTTCTCACCGTGTGGCGATGGACGCCCGAAATCCTCGACGATTGGCTGGTCAACGGCCGCGGCGAACCCGACACACTCGACCTGTTCCCCAGCGAACGCGGCGGTCTTGTCGTCGAGTCGACTCTGCTCAGACGGTTGCGTCGGTACTGCGAAGACCTCGGTTTCGCCGACGGCGTCGACATCCACTCGTTTCGTCGCTCGTATGCCACCCACCTGCTCGAGGCGGGCTGGGATCCGCGGTTCGTCCAGGACCAGATGGGGCATGAGTACGCTTCCACCACAGGGATCTACCAGTTCACGTCTGACGAGTTCCGTCGGTCCACACTCCGCGGGGCTCTGGACCGCACGGTCACTGACGCGCTCGCACGCAGAACCGAGGACCGAACACCATGA
- a CDS encoding recombinase XerD: MDPEPSGLSPRSAQRGRKRLATGEYTCARCHRQTTRLQATWPEGRICFVCWFDAIHTHGTCPTCGQQRLLPGPPPDPPDSGQPRCAPCAGIDDDFHCQRCGDEAGHYRRTHCARCALRDDLHDLLGGQPSPDELIALVDVLCRVERPESIIVWKRSKKVEALLRALGDGSIPLSHEGLDTIPGRTTDHLRAVLENRGVLPSRDMHLHRFERWIDTKLDGLPEDVRQPVELFVNWHHLRRIRAKASTGTSTRGPVHSAKQEITETIKFLTWLHDTYQRTAATCTQPDIDEWLSSGPTTRSYIRTFFVVAKNRRINTRVTVPHRSPRTSPSLSQDQRLAWIHELLTGSSESLPYRVAGILLLLYAQPLVKIAALPSNHINDDPNGMSIILGQRPTDVPEPFAQLLRDHLADRPNLRTGGGPDSPWLFPSTLAGQHLHPNTVMSHLRDLGINLRGARNRAIGELVLECPPSLVAEAFGYSSHVAFLHAEKAAEPWARYAGRRLDDR; encoded by the coding sequence ATGGATCCGGAGCCGAGTGGCCTGTCCCCTCGCTCGGCACAACGCGGACGGAAACGACTCGCAACCGGCGAGTACACCTGTGCACGCTGCCATCGGCAGACCACTCGACTGCAGGCCACATGGCCGGAGGGGCGGATCTGTTTCGTCTGCTGGTTCGACGCGATCCACACCCACGGAACCTGCCCCACCTGCGGCCAACAGCGCCTTCTTCCCGGCCCGCCGCCTGATCCGCCTGACTCGGGGCAACCGAGGTGCGCACCCTGCGCCGGCATCGACGACGACTTCCACTGCCAGCGCTGCGGCGACGAGGCCGGGCACTACCGCAGGACGCACTGCGCTCGCTGCGCCCTACGCGACGACCTCCACGACCTTCTCGGTGGGCAGCCCAGCCCTGATGAGCTCATCGCCCTCGTCGACGTGCTCTGCAGAGTCGAACGGCCCGAATCAATCATCGTGTGGAAGCGGTCCAAGAAGGTCGAAGCGCTCCTGCGAGCACTCGGTGACGGGTCGATTCCACTTTCCCACGAGGGCCTCGACACAATTCCCGGCCGGACCACCGATCATCTCCGGGCAGTCCTGGAGAACCGTGGCGTCTTGCCGTCCCGAGATATGCACCTGCATCGTTTCGAGCGCTGGATCGACACCAAACTCGACGGTTTGCCCGAGGACGTGCGCCAACCGGTCGAGCTGTTCGTCAACTGGCATCATCTTCGCCGCATCCGCGCTAAGGCGTCTACCGGTACGTCCACCCGCGGCCCAGTTCATTCAGCAAAGCAAGAAATCACAGAAACCATCAAATTCTTGACGTGGCTCCACGATACTTACCAGCGCACCGCCGCGACCTGCACCCAACCTGACATCGATGAGTGGCTCTCGTCGGGCCCGACCACAAGATCCTACATTCGAACCTTCTTCGTCGTGGCGAAGAACAGACGAATCAACACACGAGTTACCGTGCCACACCGATCACCACGAACGAGCCCATCGCTCAGTCAGGACCAACGACTGGCCTGGATCCACGAACTACTGACCGGCAGCAGCGAATCGCTCCCCTACCGCGTCGCCGGAATACTGCTACTACTCTATGCACAACCCCTGGTCAAGATCGCAGCCCTCCCCAGCAACCACATCAACGACGACCCGAATGGCATGAGCATCATTCTCGGGCAGCGGCCGACCGACGTTCCGGAACCCTTCGCCCAACTCCTACGCGACCACCTCGCCGACCGACCCAACTTACGAACCGGCGGCGGCCCAGACAGTCCGTGGCTGTTTCCCAGCACTCTCGCAGGCCAGCACCTACATCCGAACACAGTAATGAGCCATCTCCGCGACCTCGGCATCAACCTTCGAGGAGCACGCAACCGGGCCATCGGCGAACTCGTACTCGAATGCCCACCATCGCTCGTCGCGGAAGCGTTCGGCTACAGCTCCCACGTCGCCTTCCTCCACGCAGAGAAGGCCGCCGAACCATGGGCTCGCTACGCCGGCCGCCGCCTCGACGACCGCTAA